One region of Bos javanicus breed banteng chromosome Y, ARS-OSU_banteng_1.0, whole genome shotgun sequence genomic DNA includes:
- the LOC133243891 gene encoding histone H1.2-like, whose product MSETAPAAPAAAPPAEKTPVKKKAAKKPAGARRKASGPPVSELITKAVAASKERSGVSLAALKKALAAAGYDVEKNSSRIKLGLKSLVSKGTLASGSFKLNKKAATGEAKPKAKKAGAAKPKKAAGAAKKTKKATGAATPKKTAKKTPKKAKKPAAAAVTKKVAKSPKKAKAAKPKKAAKSAAKAVKPKAAKPKVAKPKKAAPKKK is encoded by the coding sequence ATGTCGGAGACTGCTCCTGCTGCTCCCGCTGCCGCACCTCCTGCGGAGAAGACCCCAGTTAAGAAGAAGGCTGCCAAAAAGCCGGCTGGGGCGCGCCGGAAGGCCTCCGGGCCCCCGGTGTCCGAGCTCATCACCAAGGCTGTCGCCGCCTCCAAGGAACGCAGCGGCGTGTCTTTAGCTGCGCTCAAGAAAGCACTGGCGGCCGCCGGCTACGATGTGGAGAAGAACAGCAGCCGCATCAAGCTGGGTCTCAAGAGCTTGGTGAGCAAAGGCACCCTGGCTTCTGGTTCTTTCAAGCTCAACAAGAAGGCAGCCACCGGGGAGGCCAAGCCCAAGGCGAAGAAGGCGGGTGCGGCCAAGCCCAAGAAGGCTGCCGGGGCGGCTAAGAAGACCAAGAAAGCCACGGGCGCGGCCACTCCAAAGAAAACTGCTAAGAAGACCCCAAAGAAAGCGAAGAAACCGGCCGCAGCTGCTGTGACCAAGAAAGTGGCGAAGAGCCCCAAGAAAGCTAAGGCTGCCAAGCCCAAGAAGGCCGCCAAAAGCGCAGCGAAGGCGGTTAAGCCGAAGGCCGCTAAGCCCAAGGTTGCCAAGCCCAAGAAGGCTGCACCCAAGAAGAAGTAG
- the LOC133243801 gene encoding LOW QUALITY PROTEIN: zinc finger protein 280A-like (The sequence of the model RefSeq protein was modified relative to this genomic sequence to represent the inferred CDS: inserted 1 base in 1 codon; substituted 1 base at 1 genomic stop codon), protein MAPLGISPTKNKIMTLEDILTSPSHVQDFWTLASQSRIVDPIKGNLIMLLDDFYYGKHTRDGQPEQKTHTAFKCLSCLGVLKSVKFITHLRNHLELKKQRGDSWEIHTTCQHCXPTLIQLQCHIESVHASQEPSTVCKICELSFETDQVLLQHMKDSHKPGEMPYVCRVCNYRSSAFADVEVHFRTWYGNTNNLLCLFCLKMFKVATSFINHTWRHWNKRVFPYSKCWLQFLKLKEKTEHQTKNHXSFNKPDQLQGLPPETEVMIQTSVQLGLS, encoded by the exons ATGGCCCCTCTAGGAATCTCTCCTACAAAGAATAAGATTATGACCTTGGAAGATATCCTGACCTCACCGAGCCATGTTCAAG acttttggactctagcAAGTCAGAGCAGGATTGTTGATCCTATAAAAGGAAATCTGATCATGTTACTTGATGACTTTTACTATGGAAAGCATACAAGAGATGGGCAGCCAGAACAGAAGACTCACACAGCCTTCAAATGCCTCAGCTGCTTGGGAGTTCTAAAAAGTGTCAAGTTTATCACCCACTTGAGGAACCATCTGGAGCTTAAGAAGCAGAGGGGTGACAGCTGGGAAATCCACACTACCTGCCAGCACT TTCCCACCCTGATCCAGCTGCAGTGTCACATTGAAAGCGTCCACGCTTCCCAGGAGCCCTCCACAGTCTGTAAAATCTGTGAATTGTCCTTTGAAACAGATCAGGTTCTCTTACAGCACATGAAGGACAGTCACAAACCTGGTGAAATGCCCTACGTGTGCCGTGTTTGCAATTACAGATCGTCAGCATTTGCTGATGTAGAGGTGCATTTTAGAACGTGGTATGGAAACACAAACAATTTGCTTTGTCTGTTTTGTCTCAAAATGTTCAAAGTGGCGACATCCTTCATAAATCACACTTGGAGGCACTGGAACAAGAGGGTCTTTCCATATTCCAAGTGCTGGCTTCAGTTTTTGAAGCTGAAGGAAAAGACAGAGCACCAAACCAAGAATCATTAGTCATTCAATAAGCCAGATCAATTGCAAGGGTTGCCTCCTGAAACAGAGGTCATGATCCAAACTTCAGTTCAGCTGGGATTGAGTTGA